The region CACGGCCTTGTGGATTCCCTTCTCGTCCATGAAATCGATAATCATTACAAGTGCCTTTTGAGGGATTCTTCGAGAGATCCGGGGCGGAAACCCACGTGCTTGTCCACGATGAACCCTTCCCGGTTGATTACGAACATGGTCGGTATGGCCGTTTCGGCCTTTCCGAAAAAGTCCAGGACCACCTTTTGATTCCCTCTCAGGATGTTGTAATTGATGCCGAAGGCCTCCCCGAAGGCCTGGAGGCTCTTGCTGCTGATCATCTGGGGATCATCGAGGGAGATACCCAGGACAACGAGACCCTTTTCCCGGTACTTTTTCTGCAACTGAACCAGTTCGGGGATGGACTGGCGGCAGGGAGGGCACCAGGTGGCCCAGAAGTCCACCAGGACCACCTTTCCTCGGAAATCGGACAGGGACACCAGCTCACCAGAGAGGTCCTCCA is a window of Deltaproteobacteria bacterium DNA encoding:
- a CDS encoding TlpA family protein disulfide reductase produces the protein MLSTFQRYPHIFIACILGLGLLFTPACRSGSEGGRAAPDFSLEDLSGELVSLSDFRGKVVLVDFWATWCPPCRQSIPELVQLQKKYREKGLVVLGISLDDPQMISSKSLQAFGEAFGINYNILRGNQKVVLDFFGKAETAIPTMFVINREGFIVDKHVGFRPGSLEESLKRHL